A stretch of Candidatus Abawacabacteria bacterium DNA encodes these proteins:
- a CDS encoding alpha/beta hydrolase → MKLIFDPLQWHSCKATDWQSCSENANCYAYALNNPHYHWAVPGLGYIKSLPQKYFASFNEYFKNVSLTEYRECIINGAIADGLISTADQTDKEGYYLVALRFNADPINFDFDWWRKDDDGTWSHKDGWHEPTNMDAKGKPVLDPRLIEDATYPVFASFFLVPRKGILLTKQFNLAKSNCIIIHGCPSDKEKAMNPETRTYDKHWIPWTKQKLTAIGIRTETPLMPNPWNPNYDEFKKVFDQLPISEQTVLIGHSCGCTFLVRWLGDTKRSIQKLILVAPWKIRPESDPLEIAFYTNPIDVSIPHRVKSIIMFTADNEADDGKAGLSMFHQILGGEVINLVGRGHYTLKDMGTEQFPELVDAVLK, encoded by the coding sequence ATGAAACTAATATTTGATCCATTACAGTGGCACTCATGTAAAGCGACTGACTGGCAAAGTTGCAGTGAAAATGCGAATTGCTATGCATACGCACTCAACAATCCTCATTATCATTGGGCTGTGCCAGGATTGGGTTACATAAAATCTTTACCTCAAAAGTATTTTGCTAGTTTTAATGAATATTTCAAAAACGTTTCTCTAACTGAATACCGAGAGTGTATTATTAATGGTGCGATTGCAGATGGTCTAATATCTACGGCTGATCAAACTGACAAAGAAGGTTATTATTTGGTGGCATTACGTTTTAATGCTGATCCCATAAATTTTGATTTTGACTGGTGGAGAAAAGATGATGATGGCACGTGGAGTCATAAAGATGGATGGCATGAACCCACTAATATGGACGCAAAGGGTAAGCCTGTTCTCGATCCGCGTCTCATTGAAGATGCGACTTACCCAGTTTTCGCCAGCTTTTTTCTAGTTCCCAGAAAAGGCATCCTTCTTACCAAGCAATTTAATTTAGCCAAAAGTAACTGCATTATTATTCATGGCTGTCCTTCTGACAAAGAAAAAGCAATGAATCCTGAAACCAGAACATATGATAAACATTGGATTCCATGGACTAAACAAAAACTCACTGCTATTGGCATTCGCACAGAGACGCCATTGATGCCTAATCCCTGGAATCCTAATTATGATGAATTCAAAAAGGTTTTTGACCAATTGCCCATTTCAGAACAAACAGTCCTTATTGGTCATAGTTGTGGGTGTACTTTTCTAGTCCGCTGGCTAGGAGATACAAAGAGATCGATTCAAAAGCTTATTCTTGTAGCTCCATGGAAAATCCGTCCGGAAAGTGATCCGCTTGAAATAGCATTTTATACTAATCCGATTGATGTGAGTATTCCTCATAGGGTGAAGAGTATTATTATGTTCACAGCAGACAACGAAGCCGATGATGGGAAAGCCGGCCTTAGTATGTTCCATCAAATATTAGGAGGAGAAGTGATTAATTTAGTAGGAAGAGGACATTATACTTTGAAAGATATGGGAACAGAGCAATTTCCGGAGCTTGTGGATGCTGTACTTAAATAG
- a CDS encoding glycosyltransferase → MKVALVNDWLTSMGGEMKVLLAIADIYPEAPIYTSVFDKKKMSRLAARDIRTSYLQKLPFATKVHKMIPMLRPRAFEDLDLSEFDVVISSSHAEAKGVITKPNTVHICYCHTPTRYYWSDYHEYKQRMEFGILNPLAKFMMPRAIHKLRQWDYLAAQRVDHFIANSQFVAQRIQKYYRRDAQVIYPPVNTEYFTLNPEVAREDFFFAMSRAIPYKKLDLLVQVANQAKVPLKVAGGGPMIGYLKKIAGPTVEILGYVSDEDMRSYMQRARAFLFAAEEDFGIVPVEAMACGTPVIAYGRGGVVETVTPDTGILVGAQTVDAFVRELQQLDNRTFDHHVIRKHAEQFSVLRFQQQMKEYVNSLLK, encoded by the coding sequence ATGAAAGTTGCTCTAGTAAATGATTGGCTTACCTCAATGGGGGGCGAAATGAAAGTCTTGTTGGCGATAGCTGACATTTATCCTGAAGCGCCCATCTATACTTCAGTGTTTGATAAAAAGAAGATGAGTCGTTTGGCTGCTCGGGATATTCGTACTTCTTATCTCCAAAAGCTTCCTTTTGCTACCAAAGTACATAAGATGATCCCGATGCTACGGCCCCGGGCATTTGAAGATTTAGACCTTTCGGAATTTGATGTAGTGATATCTTCCAGTCATGCTGAAGCTAAGGGAGTGATTACCAAACCCAATACTGTACATATTTGTTATTGTCATACTCCTACTCGCTATTATTGGAGTGACTACCATGAATATAAACAGAGAATGGAGTTTGGCATCTTGAATCCCTTGGCAAAATTTATGATGCCTCGTGCCATTCATAAATTGCGACAATGGGATTATCTGGCCGCTCAACGAGTCGATCATTTTATTGCTAATTCACAATTTGTTGCTCAACGTATTCAAAAATATTATCGCCGGGATGCACAAGTTATTTATCCACCAGTAAATACCGAATACTTTACTTTGAATCCTGAAGTTGCTAGAGAAGATTTCTTTTTTGCTATGTCACGAGCAATTCCTTATAAAAAACTAGATTTATTGGTACAAGTGGCTAATCAAGCTAAGGTGCCTCTTAAAGTTGCTGGTGGCGGTCCTATGATTGGTTATCTCAAAAAGATTGCTGGGCCCACAGTAGAGATATTGGGCTATGTTTCTGATGAAGATATGCGATCCTATATGCAGAGAGCCCGGGCCTTTTTGTTCGCTGCTGAGGAAGATTTTGGTATTGTGCCGGTGGAAGCTATGGCTTGTGGTACACCAGTTATTGCCTATGGCCGTGGTGGGGTAGTGGAAACAGTTACTCCTGATACAGGAATATTGGTAGGCGCACAAACTGTGGATGCTTTTGTAAGAGAGTTGCAGCAATTGGATAATCGCACTTTTGATCATCATGTTATTCGTAAGCATGCGGAGCAATTTTCTGTATTGCGCTTTCAACAGCAAATGAAAGAGTATGTGAATAGTTTACTCAAATAA